Proteins from a single region of Gemmatirosa kalamazoonensis:
- a CDS encoding ABC transporter ATP-binding protein gives MLHRLRERNEWKFFAALPHAAPGLTVAWWAGLLLRGLLPAAFTVAIGVVTGAVQRGDRLALPLALAGTVFVLMQVLTPIHQAVSATLGDRTAAWLYDRLTEACVRPPGIGHLEDARLAGDLTLARDFDTGMTGPPLNISVDFIARGLVDLIGGVACAAVLAAFAWWAPVVLAGAWLATHWLLRESAVWKDRNTEPVRAAERDAEYAYRLAVQPAPAKELRLFGLADWVIDRFVARRTTLHALQYEATRLRERPLAWSLALVLGANVVVFWAIAHAASDGALTLGRAVAFASSAVGVSMIAFGGLNWALDGAAAPVAAVLRLGPAMERGGALRAGTRSAAAMPAREIRFRDVTFAYDDDAPPVLDRFDLTIPAGTSLAVVGQNGAGKTTLAKLLCRLYDPQSGTIEIDGVDLRDLEVAAWRARVTAVFQDFTRFELPLRENVAPAGAPDDAVRGALAAAGADGLASLDTVLARGYEGGTDLSGGQWQRVALARALCAVQLGAGVVLLDEPTAQLDVRGESEIFDRVLAATRHCTTILVSHRFSTVRHADRICVVEGGRVVELGTHDELMSRGGRYRTMFELQAQRFAADADEEGVAYDVLA, from the coding sequence GTGCTCCATCGTCTGCGCGAGCGCAACGAGTGGAAGTTCTTCGCCGCCCTCCCACACGCGGCCCCCGGCCTCACCGTCGCCTGGTGGGCCGGCCTCCTGCTGCGCGGCCTCCTCCCCGCCGCGTTCACCGTCGCGATCGGCGTCGTCACCGGGGCGGTGCAGCGCGGCGACCGACTCGCGCTCCCCCTCGCGCTCGCGGGCACGGTCTTCGTCCTCATGCAGGTCCTCACGCCGATCCACCAGGCGGTGAGCGCGACGCTCGGTGACCGCACCGCGGCGTGGCTCTACGATCGGCTCACCGAGGCCTGCGTCCGGCCGCCGGGGATCGGGCACCTCGAGGACGCGCGGCTCGCCGGCGACCTCACGCTCGCGCGCGACTTCGATACGGGCATGACCGGGCCGCCGCTCAACATCTCCGTCGACTTCATCGCGCGCGGACTCGTCGACCTGATCGGCGGCGTCGCGTGCGCGGCGGTGCTCGCGGCGTTCGCGTGGTGGGCGCCGGTCGTCCTGGCCGGCGCGTGGCTCGCCACGCACTGGCTGCTGCGCGAGAGCGCCGTCTGGAAGGACCGCAACACGGAGCCCGTGCGCGCCGCCGAGCGCGATGCGGAGTACGCGTACCGGCTCGCCGTGCAGCCCGCGCCGGCGAAGGAGCTGCGGCTGTTCGGGCTCGCCGATTGGGTCATCGACCGCTTCGTCGCGCGTCGCACCACGCTGCACGCGCTGCAGTACGAGGCGACGCGATTGCGCGAGCGGCCGCTCGCCTGGAGCCTGGCGCTCGTGTTAGGCGCGAACGTCGTCGTGTTCTGGGCCATCGCGCACGCGGCCAGCGACGGCGCGCTCACGCTCGGCCGCGCGGTGGCGTTCGCGTCGAGTGCGGTCGGCGTGTCGATGATCGCGTTCGGCGGATTGAACTGGGCGCTCGACGGCGCCGCCGCGCCCGTCGCCGCCGTCCTGCGCCTCGGGCCCGCGATGGAGCGGGGCGGCGCGCTGCGCGCCGGTACGCGCTCGGCCGCGGCGATGCCGGCGCGCGAGATCCGCTTTCGCGACGTCACGTTCGCGTACGACGATGACGCCCCGCCGGTGCTCGACCGGTTCGACCTCACGATCCCCGCCGGCACGTCGCTCGCCGTCGTCGGGCAGAACGGCGCCGGCAAGACGACGCTCGCGAAGCTGCTGTGCCGGCTGTACGACCCGCAGTCGGGCACGATCGAGATCGACGGCGTCGATCTGCGTGACCTCGAGGTCGCGGCGTGGCGCGCGCGGGTGACCGCGGTGTTCCAGGACTTCACGCGCTTCGAGCTGCCGCTGCGCGAGAACGTCGCTCCCGCCGGCGCTCCGGACGACGCCGTGCGCGGCGCGCTCGCCGCCGCCGGCGCCGACGGGCTCGCGTCGCTCGACACCGTGCTCGCGCGCGGCTACGAGGGGGGCACCGATCTCTCCGGCGGCCAGTGGCAGCGCGTGGCGCTCGCCCGCGCGCTGTGTGCCGTGCAGCTGGGCGCCGGCGTCGTGCTGCTCGACGAGCCGACCGCGCAGCTCGACGTGCGCGGCGAGTCGGAGATCTTCGACCGCGTGCTCGCGGCGACGCGCCACTGCACGACGATCCTCGTCTCGCACCGCTTCTCGACCGTGCGCCACGCCGACCGCATCTGCGTCGTGGAGGGCGGGCGCGTCGTGGAGCTCGGCACGCACGACGAGCTGATGTCGCGCGGCGGGCGATATCGCACCATGTTCGAGCTGCAGGCGCAGCGCTTCGCCGCGGACGCCGACGAGGAAGGAGTCGCGTACGACGTGCTCGCTTGA
- a CDS encoding ABC transporter ATP-binding protein encodes MKPTGDPDPLPPALSSIWRLCKLGYRHEPRMMLAAFVLSQLAALPDALLALWLALLGRGVLGHRPRLVLAAAIGLGATATATWFLRTVSTRVQRRFRDRVTIALESHVARLQASVATIAHHERPEYLDRLAMLRDQVFVLDHMYMSVFETCGWILRLGVTVALLVSIHPALALLAVAALPTVVTATWRPGVERVAQERAAAHDRLARHLFTVATTAASGKEVRVAGIGAQLVARRRETWGRGHAPVAAVRWASAAWHALAWAVFGLAYVGAIAFVALGMRAPAASVLLVLAAGSRLSMYVGATVGELGFLRGFWVYGARRLAWLEDYAAAAHQAADLPAPDALRDGIRLERVSFAYPGTTRLVLDDVSLALPAGAVVAIVGENGAGKSTLVKLLAKLYEPTSGAIYLDDVPLARVRPDAWRTRLTGAFQDFFRFELRARHAVGLGDVRHLDDAEPVGRAVARAGADDVVARLPAGLDTQLGAGWPEGVDVSFGQWQKLALARGFMRDRPLLLVLDEPTAALDAETEHALFERYVAASRGANDEGRVTVLVSHRFSTVRMADLIVVMDGARVVEVGSHDALVRRGGPYAELYGIQAAAYR; translated from the coding sequence GTGAAACCGACCGGCGACCCAGATCCGCTGCCCCCCGCGCTGTCGTCCATCTGGCGACTGTGCAAGCTCGGCTACCGCCACGAGCCGCGGATGATGCTCGCCGCGTTCGTGCTGTCGCAGCTCGCCGCGCTCCCCGACGCGCTGCTCGCGCTGTGGCTCGCCCTCTTGGGCAGGGGTGTGCTCGGCCACCGCCCGCGCCTCGTGCTCGCCGCCGCGATCGGGCTCGGCGCCACGGCGACCGCGACGTGGTTCCTGCGCACGGTGAGCACGCGCGTGCAGCGGCGCTTCCGGGACCGCGTGACGATCGCGCTCGAGTCGCACGTCGCGCGGCTGCAGGCGTCGGTGGCGACGATCGCGCACCACGAGCGGCCGGAGTACCTCGACCGGCTCGCGATGCTGCGCGACCAGGTGTTCGTGCTCGACCACATGTACATGTCGGTGTTCGAGACGTGCGGCTGGATCCTGCGCCTCGGCGTCACGGTCGCGCTGCTCGTGTCGATCCACCCCGCGCTCGCGCTGCTCGCGGTCGCCGCGCTGCCCACGGTCGTCACCGCGACGTGGCGTCCGGGCGTCGAGCGCGTGGCGCAGGAGCGCGCCGCGGCGCACGACCGGCTCGCGCGCCACCTCTTCACCGTCGCGACGACGGCGGCGTCGGGAAAGGAGGTGCGCGTGGCCGGCATCGGCGCGCAGCTGGTCGCGAGGCGGCGCGAGACGTGGGGCCGCGGGCATGCGCCGGTCGCGGCGGTGCGGTGGGCGTCGGCGGCGTGGCACGCGCTCGCGTGGGCGGTGTTCGGCCTCGCGTACGTCGGCGCGATCGCGTTCGTGGCGTTAGGCATGCGCGCGCCGGCGGCGAGCGTGCTGCTCGTGCTCGCGGCGGGCTCGCGGCTGTCGATGTACGTGGGCGCGACGGTGGGGGAGCTGGGCTTCCTGCGCGGCTTCTGGGTGTACGGTGCGCGGCGCCTCGCATGGCTCGAGGACTACGCGGCCGCGGCGCACCAGGCGGCGGACCTCCCGGCGCCCGATGCGCTCCGCGACGGCATCCGGCTGGAGCGCGTGTCGTTCGCGTACCCGGGCACCACGCGCCTCGTGCTCGACGACGTGTCGCTCGCACTGCCGGCCGGCGCGGTGGTCGCGATCGTCGGCGAGAACGGCGCCGGCAAGTCCACGCTCGTGAAGCTGCTCGCGAAGCTGTACGAGCCCACGTCGGGCGCCATCTACCTGGACGACGTGCCGCTCGCACGCGTGCGGCCCGACGCGTGGCGCACGCGGCTCACCGGCGCGTTCCAGGACTTCTTCCGCTTCGAGCTCCGCGCGCGGCACGCCGTGGGGCTCGGCGACGTTAGGCACCTCGACGACGCGGAGCCGGTGGGACGCGCGGTGGCGCGCGCGGGCGCGGACGACGTCGTGGCGCGGCTGCCCGCGGGCCTCGACACGCAGCTCGGCGCGGGATGGCCGGAGGGCGTCGACGTGTCGTTCGGGCAGTGGCAGAAGCTCGCGCTCGCGCGCGGGTTCATGCGCGACCGCCCGCTGCTGCTCGTGCTCGACGAGCCGACCGCCGCGCTCGACGCCGAGACCGAGCACGCGCTGTTCGAGCGGTACGTCGCGGCGAGCCGCGGCGCGAACGACGAGGGGCGCGTCACCGTGCTCGTGTCGCATCGCTTCTCCACCGTGCGCATGGCCGATCTCATCGTCGTGATGGACGGCGCGCGCGTGGTGGAGGTGGGCTCGCACGACGCGCTCGTGCGCCGCGGCGGACCGTACGCGGAGCTGTACGGGATCCAGGCAGCGGCGTATCGGTAG